The bacterium genome includes a region encoding these proteins:
- the fdhF gene encoding formate dehydrogenase subunit alpha has protein sequence MIELTIDGKTVTVEESATILQAAKSVGIKIPHLCYHKSLLPTSSCRLCVVEVEGARTLVASCSYPVSAGMKVKTATERVLNARRLILDLLLSNHPTDCLTCEKNGVCKLQKYAYELGITTTNFKGEKTQYLIDTSNPFMERDYNKCILCGRCVATCEEQGKNAIDYLHRGFSTKIGTYFDKSLKDTSCAFCGNCVSVCPTGALLEKMALGRGRSWEFQKTVTICPYCGCGCSLVLNTKDNQIIKVTSFEDESVNNGNLCVKGKFGLDFVNHPDRLTSPLIKDKTTGEFKKVSWEEAISIISLKFKDIIEKYGSDSLAGMASAKCTNEENYLFQKFIRAVVGTNNVDNCARLCHAPSVVGLAASFGSGAMTNSISEIKDTDCILIIGSNPTENHPIIGVEIKKAVRNKAKLIVIDPRLIELAEIADLHLKHLPGSDVALINGLLKIIIDEDLYDQEFIETRCEDFDLLKEVVSKYTKDYVKEITGVNGEDLTKAAKIYAQSKKATIIYAMGITQHTTGTDNVLSLANLAMLTGNVGKESTGVNPLRGQNNVQGACDVGALPAFYPGYQRVTDEKIKDKFEKAWQVSLSDKVGLTIPEMLKEASLKNLKAMYIMGENPMISDPDINYVERALNSLEFLVVQDIFLTETARLADVILPGVSFAEKEGTFTNTERRVQRVRQAINPVGSSWLDGKIISQISKAMGYAMDYREAKEIFEEIRQLVPAYVGITYERIDHFGLQWPCKSLNDLGTKYLHKENFVRGKGKFHAVEYLPPYEWPDDEYPFILTTGRIYYHFHTGSMSRRSKGLNEICSEGFIEVSLRVSQDLNLQEDDRVKISSRRGEIITKVKIKEGLLEKVVFMPFHFAESAANILTNHALDPKSKISELKVAAVKIEKYKLL, from the coding sequence ATGATTGAATTAACTATTGATGGAAAAACAGTTACCGTAGAGGAAAGCGCAACTATCCTGCAAGCGGCTAAATCTGTTGGGATTAAGATTCCCCATTTGTGTTATCATAAAAGCCTTTTACCAACAAGCAGCTGTCGGTTATGCGTGGTAGAGGTAGAAGGGGCAAGGACGTTAGTTGCTTCTTGTTCTTATCCGGTGAGCGCCGGAATGAAGGTGAAGACAGCAACCGAACGAGTGCTTAATGCCCGACGATTAATTTTAGACCTGCTCTTATCTAATCACCCAACAGATTGTCTTACCTGCGAGAAGAATGGTGTCTGTAAGCTCCAAAAATATGCCTATGAATTAGGGATAACTACGACCAACTTTAAAGGAGAAAAGACTCAATATCTAATTGATACCTCCAACCCGTTTATGGAGCGGGATTATAACAAATGTATCCTTTGTGGTCGTTGTGTAGCTACTTGCGAAGAACAAGGAAAAAATGCTATTGATTACCTTCATCGAGGTTTTTCTACTAAAATAGGTACTTATTTTGATAAATCTCTAAAAGATACAAGTTGTGCTTTTTGTGGTAATTGTGTTTCTGTTTGTCCTACCGGCGCTCTTTTGGAAAAGATGGCCTTGGGAAGAGGACGAAGTTGGGAATTCCAAAAGACAGTAACTATTTGTCCTTATTGCGGTTGTGGTTGTTCTTTGGTCTTAAATACTAAAGATAACCAGATTATTAAAGTTACTTCTTTTGAAGATGAAAGTGTCAATAATGGTAATTTGTGTGTTAAAGGTAAGTTTGGTCTTGATTTTGTAAATCATCCCGACCGTTTAACTTCTCCTCTGATAAAAGATAAGACTACCGGTGAATTTAAAAAAGTTAGTTGGGAAGAAGCCATCTCTATTATATCCTTAAAATTTAAGGATATAATAGAGAAATATGGCTCCGATAGCTTGGCGGGAATGGCTTCTGCTAAATGTACCAATGAAGAAAATTATCTCTTTCAAAAGTTTATCAGGGCAGTGGTTGGTACTAATAATGTTGACAATTGCGCCCGCTTATGTCATGCTCCAAGTGTGGTTGGCTTAGCAGCTTCTTTTGGAAGTGGAGCGATGACTAATTCTATTTCTGAAATTAAAGACACCGATTGTATCTTAATTATTGGCTCTAACCCTACAGAAAATCATCCTATTATCGGGGTGGAGATAAAGAAAGCGGTAAGAAACAAGGCTAAATTAATAGTTATTGATCCCCGCCTAATTGAGTTGGCAGAAATAGCTGACCTTCACTTAAAACATCTACCTGGTAGCGATGTTGCTTTAATTAATGGCCTATTAAAGATAATTATCGATGAAGATCTTTATGATCAAGAGTTTATTGAGACTCGCTGTGAAGATTTTGATCTTCTTAAAGAAGTAGTTTCTAAATACACTAAAGATTATGTCAAAGAGATTACCGGCGTAAATGGAGAAGACCTTACTAAAGCAGCTAAAATCTACGCTCAGTCTAAAAAAGCTACGATTATCTATGCCATGGGTATTACTCAACATACTACCGGCACCGACAATGTTTTATCCTTAGCTAATTTAGCTATGCTCACAGGAAATGTGGGCAAAGAATCAACCGGGGTAAATCCTTTAAGAGGCCAAAATAATGTTCAAGGAGCATGTGATGTAGGAGCCTTACCTGCTTTTTATCCTGGCTATCAAAGAGTTACTGACGAAAAGATAAAAGATAAGTTCGAGAAAGCATGGCAGGTTTCCTTAAGTGATAAAGTTGGTTTAACTATCCCGGAGATGCTCAAAGAAGCAAGTTTAAAAAATTTGAAGGCAATGTATATTATGGGTGAAAATCCAATGATTTCAGACCCAGACATAAATTATGTAGAAAGAGCTTTAAATTCTTTGGAATTTTTAGTCGTCCAAGATATCTTTCTTACCGAGACGGCAAGGTTAGCTGATGTGATTCTTCCGGGAGTAAGTTTTGCCGAAAAGGAAGGAACTTTTACTAATACAGAAAGAAGAGTCCAAAGAGTTCGTCAGGCTATTAACCCAGTAGGTAGTAGCTGGCTTGATGGAAAGATTATTAGTCAAATTTCTAAAGCTATGGGCTATGCTATGGATTATCGAGAGGCTAAAGAGATATTTGAAGAGATAAGACAATTAGTTCCTGCTTACGTTGGTATTACTTATGAAAGAATTGATCACTTTGGTCTTCAATGGCCATGCAAGAGTCTAAATGATTTAGGGACTAAGTATCTCCATAAAGAGAATTTTGTTCGGGGAAAAGGTAAATTTCATGCGGTAGAATATCTTCCTCCCTATGAATGGCCAGATGATGAATATCCTTTTATCTTGACTACAGGCAGAATATACTACCACTTCCATACGGGTTCTATGAGTAGAAGGTCTAAGGGCTTAAATGAGATATGCTCTGAGGGTTTTATAGAGGTAAGTCTAAGAGTTAGTCAAGATTTAAACTTACAGGAAGATGATAGAGTAAAGATAAGCTCAAGAAGAGGAGAGATAATTACTAAGGTCAAGATAAAAGAAGGTCTTTTGGAAAAGGTTGTCTTTATGCCTTTTCATTTTGCTGAAAGCGCCGCTAATATCTTAACTAATCATGCTCTTGATCCTAAATCAAAAATTTCAGAATTAAAAGTAGCGGCAGTAAAAATAGAAAAGTATAAACTTTTATAA